A genomic window from Fusarium verticillioides 7600 chromosome 5, whole genome shotgun sequence includes:
- a CDS encoding thioredoxin 1 — MAAPSAVVEIKSKAQFDELVKNTPYVALQAHASWCGPCKAISPIFNKQAAEHKSDKYAFAKFDTDDVPDLAFELGIRSIPAFFFFENGDKASDLLGAVPPKLTAAVKSYADKATGGAAEKPAEENTLKTDENF, encoded by the coding sequence ATGGCTGCCCCCTCTGCTGTTGTCGAAatcaagtccaaggctcAGTTCGACgagctcgtcaagaacaCTCCCTACGTCGCTCTCCAAGCCCACGCCTCATGGTGCGGTCCCTGCAAGGCCATCTCCCCCATTTTCAACAAGCAGGCCGCCGAGCACAAGTCCGACAAGTACGCCTTCGCCAAGTTCGACACCGACGATGTCCCCGATCTCGCCTTTGAGCTCGGCATCCGCTCCATccccgccttcttcttcttcgagaacGGCGACAAGGCCAGCGATCTGCTCGGCGCTGTTCCCCCCAAGCTGACTGCCGCCGTCAAGTCCTACGCCGACAAGGCTACCGGTGGTGCTGCCGAGAAGCCCGCTGAGGAAAACACCCTCAAGACCGATGAGAACTTCTAG